The Buteo buteo chromosome 25, bButBut1.hap1.1, whole genome shotgun sequence genome has a window encoding:
- the NCK2 gene encoding cytoplasmic protein NCK2 isoform X2: protein MEYTSRAVWRSHWGAGGMRRTRGMRKQSYGLGKTKRKTSARDASPTPSTDAEYPSNGSSADRIYDLNIPAYVKFAYVAEREDELSLVKGSRVIVMEKCSDGWWRGSYNGQIGWFPSNYVVEEVEEATADSPSFLSLRKGASMSNGQGTKVLHVVQTLYPFSSVTEEELNFEKGETMEVIEKPENDPEWWKCKNSRGQIGLVPKNYVVIISDGPTINTSHPPQISYTGPSSTGRFAGREWYYGNVTRHQAECALNERGVEGDFLVRDSESSPSDFSVSLKASGKNKHFKVQLVDNVYCIGQRRFNTMDELVEHYKKAPIFTSEHGEKLYLVKALQ, encoded by the exons ATGGAGTATACTTCGAGGGCAGTTTGGAGATCGCACTGGGGAGCTGGAGGTATGAGAAGGACGAGGGGGATGCGAAAGCAGTCATATG GTTTGGGAAAAACCAAGAGAAAGACGAGCGCGAGAGACGCCTCACCCACTCCTAGCACGGACGCAGAATACCCATCCAACGGCAGCAGCGCCGACCGGATTTATGATCTTAACATTCCAGCCTACGTGAAATTTGCCTATGTCGCGGAGAGGGAGGATGAACTGTCCCTTGTTAAAGGATCCCGAGTGATTGTCATGGAGAAGTGCAGCGACGGCTGGTGGAGAGGTAGCTACAATGGACAGATTGGCTGGTTTCCTTCGAACTATGTGGTAGAGGAGGTTGAGGAGGCAACTGCAGATTCACCCAGCTTTCTCAGCTTAAGGAAAGGCGCTTCCATGAGTAACGGCCAGGGCACCAAAGTACTCCACGTTGTTCAGACACTGTATCCATTCAGCTCCGTCACAGAAGAAGAGCTCAATTTTGAAAAAGGGGAAACGATGGAAGTCATTGAAAAGCCAGAAAACGACCCAGAATGGTGGAAATGTAAAAATTCCAGAGGGCAAATTGGTCTTGTTCCTAAAAACTATGTAGTAATCATTAGCGATGGTCCTACCATTAACACTTCCCATCCGCCTCAGATAAGCTACACGGGACCATCTTCCACCGGACGGTTTGCTGGAAGAGAATGGTATTACGGGAATGTTACCCGACACCAAGCAGAATGTGCCCTGAACGAAAGGGGAGTGGAAGGAGACTTCCTTGTTAGAGATAGTGAATCTTCG CCCAGTGACTTCTCGGTATCTCTAAAGGCGTCGGGGAAGAACAAACATTTCAAGGTGCAGCTCGTGGACAATGTCTATTGTATTGGGCAGCGTCGCTTTAATACTATGGATGAGTTGGTGGAACACTACAAAAAGGCTCCCATCTTCACCAGTGAACACGGGGAAAAGCTATATCTTGTGAAAGCACTTCAGTGA
- the NCK2 gene encoding cytoplasmic protein NCK2 isoform X3, with product MRRNNRNTRGLGKTKRKTSARDASPTPSTDAEYPSNGSSADRIYDLNIPAYVKFAYVAEREDELSLVKGSRVIVMEKCSDGWWRGSYNGQIGWFPSNYVVEEVEEATADSPSFLSLRKGASMSNGQGTKVLHVVQTLYPFSSVTEEELNFEKGETMEVIEKPENDPEWWKCKNSRGQIGLVPKNYVVIISDGPTINTSHPPQISYTGPSSTGRFAGREWYYGNVTRHQAECALNERGVEGDFLVRDSESSPSDFSVSLKASGKNKHFKVQLVDNVYCIGQRRFNTMDELVEHYKKAPIFTSEHGEKLYLVKALQ from the exons GTTTGGGAAAAACCAAGAGAAAGACGAGCGCGAGAGACGCCTCACCCACTCCTAGCACGGACGCAGAATACCCATCCAACGGCAGCAGCGCCGACCGGATTTATGATCTTAACATTCCAGCCTACGTGAAATTTGCCTATGTCGCGGAGAGGGAGGATGAACTGTCCCTTGTTAAAGGATCCCGAGTGATTGTCATGGAGAAGTGCAGCGACGGCTGGTGGAGAGGTAGCTACAATGGACAGATTGGCTGGTTTCCTTCGAACTATGTGGTAGAGGAGGTTGAGGAGGCAACTGCAGATTCACCCAGCTTTCTCAGCTTAAGGAAAGGCGCTTCCATGAGTAACGGCCAGGGCACCAAAGTACTCCACGTTGTTCAGACACTGTATCCATTCAGCTCCGTCACAGAAGAAGAGCTCAATTTTGAAAAAGGGGAAACGATGGAAGTCATTGAAAAGCCAGAAAACGACCCAGAATGGTGGAAATGTAAAAATTCCAGAGGGCAAATTGGTCTTGTTCCTAAAAACTATGTAGTAATCATTAGCGATGGTCCTACCATTAACACTTCCCATCCGCCTCAGATAAGCTACACGGGACCATCTTCCACCGGACGGTTTGCTGGAAGAGAATGGTATTACGGGAATGTTACCCGACACCAAGCAGAATGTGCCCTGAACGAAAGGGGAGTGGAAGGAGACTTCCTTGTTAGAGATAGTGAATCTTCG CCCAGTGACTTCTCGGTATCTCTAAAGGCGTCGGGGAAGAACAAACATTTCAAGGTGCAGCTCGTGGACAATGTCTATTGTATTGGGCAGCGTCGCTTTAATACTATGGATGAGTTGGTGGAACACTACAAAAAGGCTCCCATCTTCACCAGTGAACACGGGGAAAAGCTATATCTTGTGAAAGCACTTCAGTGA